The Acidobacteriaceae bacterium nucleotide sequence AAAAAGTGGGATGCCCGTCTGACGGGGCATCCCTAGCCGTGGTGGAGACAACGTCGTTAGAACATGTACTTCAGCGCGAACTGCATCTGGCGCGAAGTTCCGAAGCCGAGCGTGTTGCCAAAGGTGCTCGTCAGCTTACCGAAGTTTGTTGTGTTTCCAGGAGTCGTCCAAGCAACGTTCGGGAAGCCAAAGTTCGGATGATTGAGGATGTTGAAGAACTCGGCGCGGAACTCGAGCGTCTGTCCTTCAGTGAGCTTCGTGTTCTTCAGCAGAGCAAAATCCCACTGGTTGAACTTCGGCCCGTAGATGGTGTTGCGGGACGAGTTACCGAACGTGCCGGTAGCAGGTCTGCTCCACGCAGCGGGATTCAGGTAGGTAATGTAGCCAGACGAATCGAATGTTCGGGCAAGATACTTGCCATTCGCGGGGTTAACGTCCGGGCGCTGATTGGTGTAGTTCTGGTTGCCGTAGGTGTTGATGCCAGACATAGCAACACTGGACGTTACACCGCTGCGGAAGATACCGAGCGAGTTGATGCCCCAACCTGTGGCAGCGACACGAACCGGAGCAGGTGCGGTACCAAGGAAGCTATGACCTTCTCCCATTGGCAAGTCATAGAGCAGGCTGAAGCTCATGTTGTGACGGATGTCACCAGAACCATTACCACGCTCTGAACGGATGTTGTTGACGTCCTGAGGATCGCTGGCATACAGACCCTGATCCTGGACGTCGTCGATGACGTGACCCCAGCTGTAGTTGCCGGTGAAATTCAGCGATTTACCCATGCGCTGCTTGACCTGCAGGTTCATGCCGCTGTAGCTGCTGAAGCCTGTGTTGGTCTGCAGATAGACATTGCCAAACTTCGTGTTCGGACGCACTGTAGCGTTCTGAGCGAAGAGGTTTGCATTCTCCTGGCGCCAGAGATTCACGCCATGGTTGCCAACGTAGCCCAACTGAACACCGGTGCTCTTGCCAATCTGCTGGGCAACACTGATGTTCCACTGAACCGAGTAGATGTCAGGCTTCGAGGTGGGAAAGCCATACACCGTGGGAGCAGGAGCTACGCCTGAAGACAGATAGTTGTTATACGGATAGGAAAGACCAGGGCTGGTCGTCTGCGTCAACTGAAGGTTGCCACTTACGTTGTTCAGAGGCACATTGTAAGAGCCAAAACCTACCGGATATGCCTGATAGAAGATACCTGAGCTGGCACGAATGACCGTGGTGGGCGTTGCAGAATAGGCCAAGCCAACGCGAGGCCCGAAGTCACGATAGTTGGTCTTGAAGTAGCCCTGGCCCGGGTTCATCAGGCTGGCCGTGATGGGGTCGTACGACTGTGTTGCATAGAACTTATCGTGAGGCACAGAAGCAACATCCCAACGTAGACCATAGTTAATGGTCAACTTCTGGTCGATCTGCCAGCTATCCTCAACGAACATTCCATACTGGGTAGCACGCGTTCCGTGTCCGGGGTTACCGGCAGTCTGCGTTACCGTCTGGAGGGTATTGTTTTCAAAAGCCAGAACATTTGCATAAGCAGCTACGCCTGTCGTAATGCTTTGGGAGTTCAACTGGATGCGATAGATTGTGCCGCCCCACTTGATCGTGTGGTGTCCCTTGACCAGGGTCATCTGGTCACCCCACTGGTAGCTGTTGTTGTTGCTGAGAGAGTTGCCACGCGAGCCAACAACTGTATCCATACCCGAGATCGAAACCTGCGGAATAGCTTCTGAAGAATCCAGACGGCTTGCCCAGCGCTGGAAGCCCATCAGGAAGTTGTTCAAGAAGTTGGGGTTGAACGTGTGTGTTTCGTTGATCGCGATGTTCGTTGTACGAAGCGGAACATTCTGATGGTCATTGAGACCAAGAGCCGTTGTTGTTACCCCAAACAGAACGCCTGTCGTCGCAGAGTCATTGATGTTTGCACGGACAAACATCGAATCCTTCGGAGTGAAGTTGTAGTCAACACGGATACTCCCCGTATTCTCCGCAACATTCGTGTTGCCAACAGTGGTGTAGCTCGCCAGGTCGGGATTGGTCGAAAGCACATTCGTCGACGTCGGCAAGTTGGCAAGGATCGGTGCGAGTTCAGGATGAGCAGCGAGAGCCGTGGCGCGAGCAGCATTGCTCAGTACCGTTCCAGTGCCCGGAATACCAATGATCTGGCGCGAACCTTCGTAGTTTGCGAAGAAGAACGCCTTGTTGTGAATGATCGGGCCGGTGAAGTTGCCACCAAAGTCGTTGTAGCGGAACTCGGGCTTCGTGGTGCGCGAGAAGTAGTTACGTGCATCCAGCGCATCGTTGCGGAAGAAGTCATACGCTTCGCCGTGGTACTTGTTGGTACCCGACTTCGTAACAACGTTCACAAGCGAACCTGCAGCACGGCCGTACTCTGCCGGATAGCCGCTGGTCTGTGCGCGGAACTCCTGAATTGTCTCCAGCGAACCGGTCAGCAGGCGCGAACCGCGCTCGTAACCATTTGCCATGTAAGGCTGGTCAACACGCGAAGCATCGACACCGTCAATCGAGTACTGATTATGTACCGTGTGAAGGCCGTCGAAGCTGATATCCGAGATATAGCGCGAGCGGGCCACGGCACCGGGAGTCAACAACGAGAGGCGAGCGTAGTCGCGACCGTTGATTGGCAGATTCGTGATCTGCTTGTCCGTGATCGTTGCGCCCAACGAAGAGTCTGTAGAGTCAAGCATCAGCGAATTGGCATCAACGGTAACGCTTTCAGAGGCAGAGCCAACCAGAAGCGATACGTCGATACCATTGGTGACTGCAGCCTGCAGCGTGATGTTCTTGACGTCCTTACCTTCAAAGCCAGCGGACTCTACGTGCAGGGTATAGACGCCGGCTTCAAGGTTAGGGAACACATAAAAGCCTGAGTTGCTGCTCTTTGTCGTGCGTTCGACACCCGTGGCGGTGTTCCGCAGCACGATCTTCGCGTTGGGAATGACGTTCTTTGACGGGTCCGTGACAGTGCCGGACAATCCGCTGAACGCCTGCGCCGCCATGTACGCCGTGGTGCTGACAGCAAAGAGAGATGCACATAAGAATCGTGAAAATTGCTTTCGCAAACTGGCCTCCTCAGAACGATCGAGTCAAGGCCTGCATCGCGTTCGGCTCAGCACATATTCGTTGTGCTGTAGCGTCGCGGTACATTCGCAGCCTCGCAAAATTCCTTCTGTACTGTGAATTGCCGCAGGGAGATGAATTTTGTACCAAGTGAGGCAACTTTTTTCTGCGTGGTACATTTTGCCGCCTCGAACTGCATATCCAGTACGCCTACATCCGCTTGCTTTTGCGGAACTTCGAGGAGGATTTTCATGCGTTCCAGACACACAGCCGCCGTGGCTGCCCTGATTTGTTTCACCACGTACACGGCCGCGGCTGCGGCACAGACGCCCTCGGCCGACGTCTTTGCCCCGGGCCCCAGCCTTGTGCCGATCTCCACGCCGACGGTGCCGATGTCGCTGATGCGCAAGGCTTCGCCGTATACCGAGCACCGCGACGCGCACTTCGAGTCCTGGAACCCGACCAAGCGTTCCCTGCTGGTGCGGACGCGCTTTGGCGAGGTTCCGGGGATTCACGAGGTCAGCCAGCCGCTGGGGACCCGTCGCCAGATGACGTTCCTCCACGAGCCTGCGCGTGAGGCGCACTGGCAACCGAAGCTAGGAACGTACTTCACCTATATGAGCGATACGGGCGGAGCCGAGCAGTATCAGCTCTTCCGCAAGGACGTGGCCACGGGCGAGACGACGCTGCTGACAGATGGCAAGTCGCGCAATATGTACTCGGCGGCTTCGCCGGATGGACACTACATTGCCTGGGCGTCGACGCACCGCAATGGCGCTGATCTGGATTTGTGGATGGAAGATCCGCTGCATCCTGAGTCGGCGCACATGCTGAAGGAGTGGAAGGGTGGCGGTCTGCAGGTGCAGGACTGGTCGCCGGATGCGAAGTCGATCGTCGTACTGAACTATGTTGCAGTGACGGACTCTTCCCTTTCGCTGGTCAATGCGGAGACGGGTGAGGTGCGGAATCTGACCGCAGAGTTGACTCCCGGCACGCCGATGTCGTGGGCGGAGGCTCGTTTCTCCCCGGATGGCAAGTCGATTCTGGCGCTCTCGGATATGGGCTCGGAGTATCACCGGCTGTGGCGGTTGCCGCTGAACGGTGGCAAGCCTGTTTGCCTGACGCCGAAGATTCAGCGCGGCATCGATGTCTACGCCATCACGAAGGATGGCAGCACGATCGCGTACAGCCTGAACGATGAGGGCGTGAGCCGTCTGCACCTGATGCGGGCCGCGACCGGCGCAGAGCTGCCCGCACCGACGCTGCCGACGGGCGTGATTATGGACATGGGCTTTCATCCGCTGACGGGTGAGCTGGCGGTCTCGTTTTCGACGCCGACGAAGCCGTTCGATGTGTACACGTTGCCGCGTGGCACCGCTAAGCTGGTGCGCTGGACGTCGAGCGAGACAGGCGGGCTGGACCTGAGCGATGAAAAGCCTGCCGAGCTTATCCATTGGAAGGCGACAGATGGGCTGAAGCTTGCGGGCTTCCTCTTCCGGCCTCCGGCACGCTATACCGGCAAGCGCCCTGTGATCATTGATATCCACGGCGGTCCTGAAGGCCAGGCGCGTCCGGATTATCTCGATGATTACCACGAGTATCACTACTTGATCCGCGAGCGCGGCATTGCGGTGATCTATCCCAACGTTCGCGGTTCTGTGGGCTTTGGCAAGACGTTTTCGAAGCTCGACAACGGCGTGAAGCGCGAGGACTCGATCACCGACATTGGTGCGCTGCTGGACTGGATTGCTCAACAGCCTGATCTGGATGCCTCGCGCGTGCTGGTGGCGGGTATGAGCTATGGCGGCTATATGACGCTGTCGGTGGCGACGCAGTACAACAACCGCATCAAGGCGTCGATTGACACGGTTGGGCTGTCGAACATCATCACCTTCCTGGAGCACACGGCGGAGTATCGTCGTCAGCTTCGTCGCGTGGAGTATGGCGATGAGCGTGACCCGGCTGTTCGTGCGGCGCTGGAGAAAATTGCCCCGGCGAATCTGGCGGGAAATCTCACCAAGCCGATGATGATCCTTGCCGGACAGCGCGATCCGCGCGTGCCTTACTCGGAGTCCCTGCAGATGGCGGCGGCGGCGCGCAAGAACAATGCGCCGGTCTGGTTTCTGGGGATGAAGGACGAAGGTCACGTCTTCCAGAAGAAGAGCAACATCGACTACGGCTTCTACCTGAAGATCATGTTCGTGGATGAGTATCTTCTGAAGCCCTAACCGCGTCTCTACGAGGCGCACGTCCGTCCATCACTCAGGAGTGCTGAGGTGATATCACTTCAGCACTTCCTGATGTACCCTTCCTAAGTCGCAGCGGGACCCACTTTTCAGGAGCCGAAACACACCGTGCCGGACCAGAGCCTAAATACGCACGCTGATTTCGAAGAACGCACAGCACTTGCCGCAGGTGGCTATCTGCCTGCCGAGGAGATGGGTGCGTTCAAAGAACACCTCCTCGTCTGCGAGGAGTGCAGCCGACTGTACGAAGAGATGGTGGAACTCACCCTTCTGCTGCAACTCTCTTCCGAAGAGATCTTCGAGACCCCACGCAAGAAATAACCAAAGTTTCTCCACCTGCTGAAAGCATAACGAGAACGGCCGCCTGCGCGTGCAGGCGGCCGTTCTCG carries:
- a CDS encoding prolyl oligopeptidase family serine peptidase, which gives rise to MRSRHTAAVAALICFTTYTAAAAAQTPSADVFAPGPSLVPISTPTVPMSLMRKASPYTEHRDAHFESWNPTKRSLLVRTRFGEVPGIHEVSQPLGTRRQMTFLHEPAREAHWQPKLGTYFTYMSDTGGAEQYQLFRKDVATGETTLLTDGKSRNMYSAASPDGHYIAWASTHRNGADLDLWMEDPLHPESAHMLKEWKGGGLQVQDWSPDAKSIVVLNYVAVTDSSLSLVNAETGEVRNLTAELTPGTPMSWAEARFSPDGKSILALSDMGSEYHRLWRLPLNGGKPVCLTPKIQRGIDVYAITKDGSTIAYSLNDEGVSRLHLMRAATGAELPAPTLPTGVIMDMGFHPLTGELAVSFSTPTKPFDVYTLPRGTAKLVRWTSSETGGLDLSDEKPAELIHWKATDGLKLAGFLFRPPARYTGKRPVIIDIHGGPEGQARPDYLDDYHEYHYLIRERGIAVIYPNVRGSVGFGKTFSKLDNGVKREDSITDIGALLDWIAQQPDLDASRVLVAGMSYGGYMTLSVATQYNNRIKASIDTVGLSNIITFLEHTAEYRRQLRRVEYGDERDPAVRAALEKIAPANLAGNLTKPMMILAGQRDPRVPYSESLQMAAAARKNNAPVWFLGMKDEGHVFQKKSNIDYGFYLKIMFVDEYLLKP
- a CDS encoding TonB-dependent receptor, whose protein sequence is MRKQFSRFLCASLFAVSTTAYMAAQAFSGLSGTVTDPSKNVIPNAKIVLRNTATGVERTTKSSNSGFYVFPNLEAGVYTLHVESAGFEGKDVKNITLQAAVTNGIDVSLLVGSASESVTVDANSLMLDSTDSSLGATITDKQITNLPINGRDYARLSLLTPGAVARSRYISDISFDGLHTVHNQYSIDGVDASRVDQPYMANGYERGSRLLTGSLETIQEFRAQTSGYPAEYGRAAGSLVNVVTKSGTNKYHGEAYDFFRNDALDARNYFSRTTKPEFRYNDFGGNFTGPIIHNKAFFFANYEGSRQIIGIPGTGTVLSNAARATALAAHPELAPILANLPTSTNVLSTNPDLASYTTVGNTNVAENTGSIRVDYNFTPKDSMFVRANINDSATTGVLFGVTTTALGLNDHQNVPLRTTNIAINETHTFNPNFLNNFLMGFQRWASRLDSSEAIPQVSISGMDTVVGSRGNSLSNNNSYQWGDQMTLVKGHHTIKWGGTIYRIQLNSQSITTGVAAYANVLAFENNTLQTVTQTAGNPGHGTRATQYGMFVEDSWQIDQKLTINYGLRWDVASVPHDKFYATQSYDPITASLMNPGQGYFKTNYRDFGPRVGLAYSATPTTVIRASSGIFYQAYPVGFGSYNVPLNNVSGNLQLTQTTSPGLSYPYNNYLSSGVAPAPTVYGFPTSKPDIYSVQWNISVAQQIGKSTGVQLGYVGNHGVNLWRQENANLFAQNATVRPNTKFGNVYLQTNTGFSSYSGMNLQVKQRMGKSLNFTGNYSWGHVIDDVQDQGLYASDPQDVNNIRSERGNGSGDIRHNMSFSLLYDLPMGEGHSFLGTAPAPVRVAATGWGINSLGIFRSGVTSSVAMSGINTYGNQNYTNQRPDVNPANGKYLARTFDSSGYITYLNPAAWSRPATGTFGNSSRNTIYGPKFNQWDFALLKNTKLTEGQTLEFRAEFFNILNHPNFGFPNVAWTTPGNTTNFGKLTSTFGNTLGFGTSRQMQFALKYMF